The Thioalkalivibrio sulfidiphilus HL-EbGr7 genome includes a window with the following:
- a CDS encoding creatininase family protein yields MLNDWYTMTWEEIGALVAGGMDSAILPVGATEQHGPHLGCGMDAEIAARLCRDVAESTGAMLLPALPYGCSIGHSRRWPGTIALQPKTLIDVIKDIGDWVYASGFRRLFLVNGHVTNEAPLRCALEMLRAEHDDLMVALVNTPAISERVRTAHCADGMDWHANAAETALMMALSPHMLRAERIRDADDPDRTEDCVFAHPVNRTSTNGVTGHPSRANREQGATLYAWMVEDLSARVRKGMAETPPLPHSYFRSIQPDNGKP; encoded by the coding sequence ATGCTCAACGACTGGTACACCATGACCTGGGAAGAGATCGGCGCGCTGGTGGCGGGCGGCATGGACAGCGCCATCCTGCCGGTGGGCGCCACCGAGCAGCACGGCCCGCACCTGGGATGCGGCATGGACGCGGAGATCGCCGCGCGCCTGTGTCGCGACGTGGCGGAAAGCACCGGCGCCATGCTGCTGCCCGCGCTGCCCTACGGCTGCTCCATCGGCCACTCGAGACGCTGGCCGGGCACCATCGCGCTGCAGCCCAAGACGCTGATCGACGTGATCAAGGACATCGGCGACTGGGTCTACGCCTCGGGCTTTCGGCGCCTGTTCCTGGTCAACGGGCACGTGACCAACGAGGCGCCGCTGCGCTGCGCCCTGGAGATGCTGCGCGCCGAGCACGACGACCTGATGGTGGCGCTCGTCAACACGCCGGCCATCAGTGAGCGGGTGCGCACGGCCCATTGCGCGGACGGCATGGACTGGCACGCCAACGCCGCCGAGACGGCACTGATGATGGCGCTCTCGCCACACATGCTGCGCGCGGAGCGCATCCGGGACGCCGACGATCCCGACCGCACCGAAGACTGCGTGTTCGCCCACCCGGTCAACCGCACCAGCACCAACGGCGTCACCGGACACCCGAGCCGCGCCAACCGGGAACAGGGCGCGACCCTGTACGCTTGGATGGTGGAGGACCTCAGTGCCCGGGTGCGCAAGGGCATGGCGGAGACGCCACCCCTGCCCCATTCCTATTTCAGATCCATCCAACCCGACAACGGGAAACCCTGA
- a CDS encoding c-type cytochrome codes for MANPQQKTDFTTKFVLAISVVVLLVTVIFLVTRLINVIDQARAPAEPSTSAQAMVEERIRPIGRVVSADVDAQAVAAPRTAADIYRGVCAACHDTGAAGAPRKGDEAEWRTRMGQGFDTVLSHAINGFNAMPARGGDPSLSDDDMRQVVAYLLTESGIRVNGAAASAPAAAPAAAPAAAAPAPAAAPTATAAAGDATAGQAKFASCAACHGAQGQGMGIFPKLAGTAPERIAELLKKYRAGEQVGPQTALMAPNATGLSDQDIADLAAFVGTL; via the coding sequence GTGGCAAACCCACAACAGAAGACTGACTTCACGACCAAATTCGTTCTGGCCATCAGCGTCGTGGTACTGCTGGTGACCGTGATCTTCCTGGTGACCCGCCTGATCAATGTGATCGATCAGGCACGTGCCCCGGCCGAACCGAGCACCTCCGCCCAGGCCATGGTGGAGGAGCGCATCCGGCCCATCGGCCGCGTGGTCTCCGCCGATGTGGACGCCCAGGCCGTTGCCGCGCCCCGCACCGCCGCCGACATCTACCGCGGCGTCTGCGCTGCCTGCCACGACACCGGCGCCGCCGGTGCCCCCCGCAAGGGCGACGAGGCCGAATGGCGCACGCGCATGGGCCAGGGCTTCGACACCGTCCTGAGCCATGCCATCAACGGCTTCAACGCCATGCCCGCCCGGGGCGGCGATCCCAGCCTGAGCGATGACGACATGCGCCAGGTGGTGGCCTACCTGCTGACTGAATCCGGCATCCGCGTGAACGGCGCCGCTGCCAGCGCACCCGCGGCTGCGCCTGCTGCTGCTCCGGCTGCGGCTGCTCCTGCTCCTGCGGCCGCCCCTACCGCCACCGCCGCAGCCGGCGACGCCACTGCCGGTCAGGCCAAGTTCGCCAGCTGCGCCGCCTGTCACGGCGCCCAGGGCCAGGGCATGGGCATCTTCCCCAAGCTGGCCGGCACCGCCCCCGAGCGCATCGCCGAACTGCTGAAGAAGTACCGCGCCGGCGAGCAGGTCGGTCCCCAGACCGCCCTGATGGCCCCCAACGCCACCGGCCTGTCCGACCAGGACATCGCCGACCTGGCCGCCTTTGTCGGCACCCTGTAA
- the uca gene encoding urea carboxylase: MFNKVLIANRGAIACRIIRTLKSMGAGSVAVYSQADAHSLHVSQADEAVCIGPAPARDSYLDWNKILEVARSTGAEAIHPGYGFLSENAAFAEACEQAGIAFIGPTPQQMRDFGLKHTARSLAAENGVPLLPGTGLLDDLDHARREALRIGYPVMLKSTAGGGGIGMQICRSEKQLEEAFHSVERLSRNNFGQGGIFLEKYVEYARHLEVQIFGDGEGRVVALGERDCSVQRRNQKVIEETPAPGIDDGLRAQLMDAAVRLGQAVNYRSAGTVEYVYDTRTGAFYFLEVNTRLQVEHGVTEEVTGVDLVAWMVRLAAGERDFLGAYRHAPRGAAIQARLYAEDPGKQFQPSSGVLTALRLPSDIRVETWVEQGSEISPHYDPMIAKLIARGADRDEARARLGEAIACAELHGIESNLPYLGQILADDVFRQAQHYTRYLDRLAYRPATLEVLSPGTQSMVQDYPGRTGYWPIGVPPSGPMDHLAFRLANRAVGNPEGAAALELTVTGPTLRFNTDTVIALTGAWMKALLDGQEIPYWQPVPVRAGSTLRLRAISGAGSRSYLAVKGGLDVPDYMGSKSTFTLGQFGGHGGRTLRTGDVLRLNAASAPDETCREIPAALIPAYGRHWVIQVTYGPHGAPDFFTDADMATFFATDWEVHYNSSRTGVRLIGPKPRWAREDGGEAGLHPSNIHDNAYAIGAVDFTGDMPVILGPDGPSLGGFVCPVTIIQAELWKLGQLTPGDTLRFHCTDIASANALEAHQDRCIATLSPAPAPAIQARVPGVDTSPVLYRREADADHVGVCYRQAGDRYLLIEYGPLVLDLRLRFRVHALMDWIERQAIEGIIETTPGIRSLQVHYDSRVIGQADLVRLLKQAEDALPAIEDMQVPSRIVHLPLSWDDPSTRLAIEKYMQSVRPDAPWCPSNIEFIRRINGLEDIDQVKDILFNARYLVMGLGDVYLGAPVATPLDPRHRLVTTKYNPARTWTPENAVGIGGAYLCVYGMEGPGGYQFVGRTVQMWNRYRQTRDFTEGKQWLLRFFDQLRFYPVSHEELLRMREDFVHGRFNLRIEETTLRLGDYLRFLEENAESIAAFKARQQAAFEAERERWKQAGQAEHVDALPDDESTSDAPFDLPEGCLAVASPVTGSVWEIAVKPGDRVAPGDTLVVVEAMKMEIPIEADEEAVVREVLCARGGSVHAGQAVIILELQS; this comes from the coding sequence ATGTTCAACAAGGTCCTGATCGCCAACCGCGGCGCCATCGCCTGCCGCATCATCCGCACGCTCAAGTCCATGGGCGCGGGCTCGGTCGCGGTGTACTCGCAGGCCGACGCCCACTCCCTGCACGTGAGCCAGGCGGACGAGGCGGTGTGCATCGGCCCTGCACCGGCCCGGGACAGCTACCTGGACTGGAACAAGATCCTGGAGGTGGCCCGCAGCACCGGCGCCGAGGCCATCCACCCCGGCTACGGCTTCCTGAGCGAGAACGCCGCCTTCGCCGAGGCATGCGAGCAGGCGGGCATCGCCTTCATCGGCCCGACGCCGCAGCAGATGCGCGACTTCGGCCTCAAACACACGGCCCGGTCCCTGGCCGCCGAGAACGGCGTGCCCCTGCTGCCCGGCACCGGCCTGCTGGACGACCTGGACCACGCCCGGCGCGAGGCCCTGCGCATCGGCTACCCGGTGATGCTCAAGAGCACCGCCGGCGGCGGCGGCATCGGCATGCAGATCTGCCGCTCGGAGAAGCAATTGGAGGAGGCCTTCCACTCGGTGGAACGCCTGAGCCGCAACAACTTCGGCCAGGGCGGCATCTTCCTGGAGAAGTACGTGGAGTACGCCCGGCACCTGGAGGTGCAGATCTTCGGCGACGGCGAGGGCCGCGTGGTGGCCCTGGGCGAACGGGACTGCTCGGTGCAGCGGCGCAACCAGAAGGTGATCGAGGAGACCCCGGCGCCGGGCATCGACGACGGCCTGCGCGCGCAGCTCATGGACGCGGCGGTGCGCCTGGGCCAGGCGGTGAACTACCGTTCCGCCGGCACCGTGGAATACGTCTACGATACCCGGACCGGCGCCTTCTACTTCCTGGAGGTGAACACCCGGCTGCAGGTGGAACACGGGGTCACCGAGGAGGTGACCGGCGTGGACCTGGTGGCCTGGATGGTGCGCCTGGCCGCCGGCGAGCGCGACTTCCTGGGCGCCTACCGGCACGCCCCCCGGGGCGCCGCCATCCAGGCGCGCCTCTACGCCGAGGACCCGGGCAAGCAGTTCCAGCCCTCCAGCGGCGTGCTCACCGCACTGCGCCTGCCTTCGGACATTCGCGTCGAGACCTGGGTGGAACAGGGTTCCGAGATCTCGCCCCACTACGACCCCATGATCGCCAAGCTCATCGCCCGGGGCGCGGACCGGGACGAGGCCCGGGCCCGGCTCGGCGAGGCGATCGCGTGCGCCGAGCTGCACGGCATCGAGTCCAACCTGCCCTACCTGGGCCAGATCCTCGCCGACGACGTGTTCCGGCAGGCGCAGCACTACACCCGCTACCTGGATCGCCTCGCCTACCGCCCCGCCACCCTCGAGGTGCTCTCCCCCGGCACCCAGTCCATGGTGCAGGACTACCCCGGGCGCACCGGCTACTGGCCCATCGGTGTGCCGCCCTCGGGCCCCATGGACCATCTCGCCTTCCGCCTGGCCAACCGGGCGGTGGGCAACCCGGAAGGCGCGGCGGCCCTGGAACTGACCGTCACCGGCCCGACCCTGCGCTTCAACACGGACACGGTGATTGCGCTCACCGGCGCCTGGATGAAGGCCCTGCTGGACGGCCAGGAGATCCCCTACTGGCAGCCGGTGCCGGTGCGCGCCGGCAGCACCCTCAGGCTGCGCGCCATCAGCGGCGCCGGCAGCCGCAGCTACCTGGCGGTCAAGGGTGGTCTGGACGTGCCCGACTACATGGGCAGCAAGTCCACCTTCACCCTGGGCCAGTTCGGCGGCCACGGCGGGCGCACCCTGCGGACGGGCGACGTGCTGCGACTCAACGCCGCCAGCGCACCGGACGAGACCTGCCGGGAGATCCCGGCGGCCCTGATCCCGGCCTACGGCAGACACTGGGTCATTCAGGTCACCTACGGCCCCCACGGCGCGCCGGACTTCTTCACCGACGCGGACATGGCGACCTTCTTCGCCACCGACTGGGAGGTGCACTACAACTCCAGCCGAACCGGGGTGCGTCTGATCGGCCCGAAGCCCCGGTGGGCCCGGGAGGACGGCGGCGAGGCGGGCCTGCACCCCTCCAACATCCACGACAACGCCTACGCCATCGGCGCGGTGGACTTCACCGGCGACATGCCGGTGATCCTGGGTCCCGACGGACCGAGCCTGGGCGGCTTCGTGTGCCCCGTGACCATCATCCAGGCGGAACTGTGGAAGCTGGGCCAGCTCACCCCCGGCGACACCCTGCGCTTCCACTGCACCGACATCGCCAGCGCCAACGCCCTGGAGGCGCACCAGGACCGCTGCATCGCCACCCTGTCCCCCGCCCCCGCCCCCGCCATCCAGGCCCGGGTGCCGGGCGTGGACACCAGTCCCGTCCTGTACCGGCGTGAGGCAGACGCGGATCACGTGGGCGTCTGCTATCGCCAGGCCGGCGACCGTTACCTGCTGATCGAGTACGGCCCCCTGGTGCTGGATCTCAGGCTGCGTTTCCGGGTGCACGCCCTGATGGACTGGATCGAACGCCAGGCCATCGAGGGCATCATCGAGACCACCCCGGGCATCCGCTCCCTGCAGGTGCACTACGACAGCCGGGTGATCGGCCAGGCGGACCTGGTGCGGCTGCTCAAGCAGGCCGAGGACGCCCTGCCCGCCATCGAGGACATGCAGGTGCCGAGCCGCATCGTGCACCTGCCCCTGTCCTGGGACGACCCCTCCACCCGGCTCGCCATCGAGAAGTACATGCAGTCGGTGCGCCCCGACGCCCCCTGGTGTCCCAGCAACATCGAGTTCATCCGCCGCATCAACGGCCTGGAAGACATCGATCAGGTGAAGGACATCCTGTTCAACGCCCGCTACCTGGTCATGGGCCTGGGCGACGTCTACCTGGGCGCGCCGGTGGCCACGCCGCTGGACCCGCGCCACCGCCTGGTGACCACCAAGTACAACCCGGCGCGCACCTGGACGCCGGAGAACGCCGTGGGCATCGGCGGCGCGTACCTGTGCGTCTACGGCATGGAAGGGCCGGGCGGCTACCAGTTCGTGGGCCGCACGGTGCAGATGTGGAACCGCTACCGGCAGACCCGGGACTTCACCGAGGGCAAGCAGTGGCTGCTGCGCTTCTTCGACCAGCTGCGCTTCTACCCGGTGAGCCACGAGGAACTGCTGCGCATGCGCGAGGACTTCGTGCACGGCCGCTTCAACCTGCGCATCGAGGAGACCACCTTGAGGCTCGGCGACTACCTGCGCTTCCTGGAGGAAAACGCCGAATCCATCGCCGCCTTCAAGGCCCGCCAGCAGGCCGCCTTCGAGGCGGAGCGGGAGCGCTGGAAGCAGGCCGGCCAGGCAGAGCACGTGGATGCGCTGCCGGACGATGAATCCACCTCCGACGCGCCCTTCGACCTGCCCGAGGGCTGCCTGGCGGTGGCCTCGCCGGTCACCGGCAGCGTCTGGGAGATCGCGGTCAAGCCCGGCGACCGGGTCGCCCCCGGCGACACCTTGGTGGTGGTGGAGGCCATGAAGATGGAGATCCCCATCGAGGCGGACGAGGAGGCCGTGGTGCGCGAGGTGCTCTGCGCCCGGGGCGGCTCGGTGCATGCCGGCCAGGCGGTGATCATCCTGGAACTCCAGTCCTGA
- the atzF gene encoding allophanate hydrolase has translation MKHPHLSLDIDSLHRAYREGRLTPAELIDEVLARIAAQPDRHEWIRVLDRDALMAHAARLEGESPDTLPLYGIPFAIKDNIDLAGVPTTAACPAFAYTPEHSAFVVERLIEAGALPIGKTNLDQFATGLVGTRSPYGACANAFDPAYISGGSSAGSAVTVATGVVSFSLGTDTAGSGRVPAAFNNLIGVKPTRGLLSASGVVPACRSLDTVSIFALTVPDAERVLAVTAAFDAHDAYARPRPLTTHGFDPARFRFGVPRAEQLQFFGNAEAERLFHEAVARLQSLGGTRVEIDFAPFLDAARLLYEGPWVTERYLATQPLIDEAPGELLAVTRGIIGGGAAPRATDCFRAQYRLMDYKRQAEAAWQAVDVLVTPTAGTIYTIAQVNADPVRLNSNLGYYTNFMNLLDLASLAVPAGFQADGLPFGITLIAPAFGDGALLPLGERFQHASVETQGATAHPVPAPRPVTGPAPGHLRVAVCGAHMQGLPLNHQLTERGARLVAKTRTSPHYRFYALAGGPPWRPGLVRDAGGQAIEVEVWELPAAHFGSFVDGIPAPLGIGRVELADGSRVAGFLCEPHGVADAREITHLGGWRAYLGACRTELITDSARAGADGL, from the coding sequence ATGAAGCACCCGCATCTGAGCCTGGACATCGACAGCCTGCACCGCGCCTACCGGGAGGGCCGGCTGACACCCGCCGAGCTGATCGACGAGGTGCTCGCGCGCATCGCCGCGCAACCGGATCGCCACGAATGGATCCGGGTGCTGGACCGGGACGCCCTCATGGCCCACGCCGCACGCCTGGAAGGCGAGAGTCCCGACACCCTGCCCCTGTACGGCATCCCCTTCGCCATCAAGGACAACATCGATCTCGCCGGCGTGCCCACCACCGCCGCCTGCCCGGCCTTCGCCTATACGCCAGAGCACAGCGCCTTCGTGGTCGAGCGCCTGATCGAGGCCGGCGCCCTGCCCATCGGCAAGACCAACCTGGACCAGTTCGCCACCGGCCTGGTGGGCACCCGGTCACCCTATGGCGCCTGCGCCAACGCCTTCGACCCGGCCTACATCTCCGGCGGATCCAGCGCCGGCTCGGCGGTCACCGTGGCCACCGGGGTGGTGAGCTTTTCCCTGGGCACCGACACCGCGGGCTCCGGCCGGGTACCGGCGGCCTTCAACAACCTGATCGGCGTGAAGCCCACCCGGGGCCTGCTGTCCGCCTCGGGCGTGGTGCCCGCCTGCCGCAGCCTGGACACCGTGTCCATCTTCGCCCTCACGGTGCCCGACGCCGAGCGCGTACTGGCGGTGACCGCCGCCTTCGATGCGCACGACGCCTATGCACGGCCCCGGCCGCTCACCACCCACGGCTTCGATCCCGCCCGGTTCCGCTTCGGCGTGCCCCGGGCGGAACAGCTGCAATTCTTCGGCAACGCCGAGGCCGAGCGCCTGTTCCACGAGGCGGTGGCGCGCCTTCAATCCCTGGGCGGGACGCGGGTGGAGATCGACTTCGCCCCCTTCCTGGACGCCGCGCGCCTGCTCTACGAGGGCCCCTGGGTCACCGAACGCTACCTGGCCACCCAGCCCCTGATCGACGAGGCACCCGGTGAACTGCTGGCCGTGACCCGGGGCATCATCGGCGGCGGCGCCGCGCCCAGGGCCACGGACTGCTTCCGCGCCCAGTACCGGCTCATGGACTACAAACGCCAGGCCGAGGCCGCCTGGCAGGCGGTGGACGTGCTGGTCACCCCCACCGCCGGGACGATCTACACCATCGCGCAGGTGAACGCCGACCCGGTGCGGCTCAACTCAAATCTTGGCTACTACACCAACTTCATGAACCTGCTGGACCTGGCGTCGCTCGCGGTACCCGCCGGTTTCCAGGCCGACGGCCTGCCCTTCGGCATCACCCTGATCGCCCCGGCCTTCGGCGACGGCGCCCTGCTGCCCCTGGGCGAGCGCTTCCAGCACGCCTCGGTTGAAACCCAGGGCGCCACGGCGCACCCGGTGCCGGCGCCCCGTCCGGTGACCGGCCCCGCCCCCGGCCACCTCCGCGTGGCGGTCTGCGGTGCCCACATGCAGGGGCTGCCGCTCAATCACCAGCTCACCGAGCGCGGCGCCCGGCTGGTGGCAAAGACCCGCACCAGCCCCCACTACCGCTTCTACGCCCTGGCCGGCGGCCCGCCCTGGCGCCCCGGACTGGTGCGCGATGCCGGCGGGCAGGCCATCGAGGTGGAGGTCTGGGAACTGCCCGCGGCCCACTTCGGCAGCTTCGTGGACGGCATCCCCGCGCCGCTTGGCATCGGCCGGGTGGAACTGGCCGATGGCAGCCGTGTGGCCGGCTTCCTGTGCGAGCCCCACGGAGTGGCCGACGCCCGGGAGATCACCCACCTGGGCGGCTGGCGCGCCTACCTAGGAGCCTGTCGGACCGAATTGATCACAGACAGTGCACGCGCCGGTGCGGATGGCCTATAA
- the nikR gene encoding nickel-responsive transcriptional regulator NikR: MKANGGVSRISISLPEPLLGQLDDMVEARGYESRSAALAEMISHQLVAHKRELGNEVMAGTITLLYDHSTPRLQKVLADLQHEHVEEVISSLHIHLMHNRAMEVILVQGPATQLQVIADRMITNRGVISGKLELTTTLIPQVHQPPARGN, translated from the coding sequence ATGAAAGCCAACGGAGGCGTCAGCCGCATCAGCATCTCCCTGCCCGAGCCCCTGCTCGGGCAGCTGGACGACATGGTGGAGGCGCGCGGTTACGAGAGCCGTTCCGCGGCGCTGGCGGAGATGATCAGCCACCAGTTGGTGGCCCACAAACGGGAACTGGGCAACGAGGTGATGGCCGGCACCATCACCCTGCTCTACGACCACAGCACGCCGCGCCTGCAGAAGGTCCTCGCGGACCTGCAGCACGAGCACGTGGAGGAGGTGATCAGCTCCCTGCACATCCACCTGATGCACAACCGCGCCATGGAGGTGATCCTGGTGCAGGGCCCGGCGACCCAGCTGCAGGTCATCGCCGACCGCATGATCACCAACCGGGGTGTGATCTCCGGCAAGCTGGAACTGACCACCACCCTCATCCCCCAGGTGCACCAGCCGCCCGCCCGTGGCAACTGA
- a CDS encoding urea amidolyase associated protein UAAP2 has product MSTALVESPLDASQAVFRQVVPAGEPFTGIVRKGQTLRILDLEGNQAVDTLFYNADDPEERYSANDTIRAQGNIYLSTGTQLLSSEGRVMLTITADTCGRHDTLGGACSAESNTVRYALDKRHMHSCRDSFLLALAEHDHGMGKRDLSSNINFFMNVPVTPEGGLCFADGLSAPGRYVEMRAEMDVLVLISNCPQLNNPCNAYNPTPVEVLVWDA; this is encoded by the coding sequence ATGAGCACAGCACTCGTCGAAAGCCCCCTGGATGCCAGCCAGGCGGTGTTCCGCCAGGTGGTCCCCGCGGGGGAACCCTTCACCGGCATCGTGCGCAAGGGCCAGACCCTGCGCATCCTGGACCTGGAAGGCAACCAGGCCGTGGACACCCTGTTCTACAACGCGGACGACCCGGAGGAGCGCTACAGCGCCAACGACACCATCCGCGCCCAGGGTAACATCTACCTCAGCACCGGCACCCAGCTCCTGTCCAGCGAGGGCCGGGTGATGCTCACCATCACCGCCGACACCTGCGGCCGTCACGACACCCTGGGCGGCGCCTGCTCGGCGGAGAGCAACACCGTGCGCTACGCTCTGGACAAGCGCCACATGCACAGCTGCCGGGACAGCTTCCTGCTGGCGCTGGCCGAGCACGACCACGGCATGGGCAAGCGGGACCTGTCGTCGAACATCAACTTCTTCATGAACGTGCCGGTCACCCCCGAGGGCGGCCTGTGTTTCGCCGACGGCCTCTCGGCGCCGGGACGCTACGTGGAGATGCGCGCGGAAATGGACGTGCTGGTGCTGATCTCCAATTGCCCGCAGCTCAACAACCCCTGCAACGCCTACAACCCGACGCCGGTGGAGGTCCTGGTCTGGGACGCGTGA
- the glnT gene encoding type III glutamate--ammonia ligase has protein sequence MKTKTADEIRQIQDRLRAQGVKYCLGAYVDIHGVPKGKVVPIDHLPHMAHGSELYTGYALDGLGQAPNEDEIASVPDLDHIIQLPWRPEVAWMPADNTFHGKPYPFSTRVALKNMIAKANEMGFGFNLGIEAEVFLLRQTGDGGLEVPNPDDRLVKPCYDARAFLDQFTWLDKMATTINALGWDLYSFDHEDANGQFEFDFRYADALTTCDRFTFLRLMAKEYAKEEGLIATFMPKPFADKTGNGAHFNMSLYDLETGANLFACDPKEDPRGLGLTEIGYQFIAGIIKHGKALCAAFAPTVNSYKRLVRQGDMPYFTWAPVFNSFGSNNRTNSVRVPMGGGRCESRNADGAVNPYLAATLALAAGLEGIREGLDPGRPQEDNLYELSDAERADRGIEFLPKSLAEAIDAFEADPFVVEALGQGLRDEFIKYKRAEWTSYHQTISAWEIERYSHLF, from the coding sequence ATGAAGACCAAGACCGCCGACGAGATTCGCCAGATCCAGGACCGCCTGCGCGCCCAGGGCGTGAAGTACTGCCTCGGCGCCTACGTGGACATCCACGGCGTGCCCAAGGGCAAGGTGGTGCCCATCGACCACCTGCCCCACATGGCCCACGGCTCCGAGCTCTACACCGGCTATGCCCTGGACGGCCTGGGCCAGGCCCCCAACGAGGACGAGATCGCCTCGGTGCCGGACCTGGACCACATCATCCAGCTGCCCTGGCGGCCTGAGGTGGCCTGGATGCCCGCGGACAACACCTTCCACGGCAAGCCCTATCCGTTCAGCACCCGGGTGGCGCTGAAGAACATGATCGCGAAGGCCAACGAAATGGGCTTCGGCTTCAACTTAGGCATCGAGGCGGAGGTGTTCCTGCTGCGCCAGACCGGGGACGGCGGCCTCGAGGTCCCCAACCCCGACGACCGGCTGGTCAAGCCCTGCTATGACGCGCGCGCCTTCCTGGATCAGTTCACCTGGCTGGACAAGATGGCCACCACCATCAACGCCCTGGGCTGGGACCTGTATTCCTTCGACCACGAGGACGCCAACGGCCAGTTCGAGTTCGACTTCCGCTACGCCGACGCGCTGACCACCTGCGATCGCTTCACCTTCCTGCGTCTGATGGCCAAGGAGTACGCCAAGGAGGAAGGCCTGATCGCCACCTTCATGCCCAAGCCCTTCGCCGACAAGACCGGCAACGGCGCCCACTTCAACATGTCCCTCTATGATCTTGAGACCGGCGCGAACCTGTTCGCCTGCGATCCGAAGGAAGACCCCCGCGGCCTGGGCCTGACCGAGATCGGCTACCAGTTCATCGCCGGCATCATCAAGCATGGCAAAGCCCTGTGCGCCGCCTTCGCGCCCACGGTGAACAGCTACAAGCGCCTGGTGCGCCAGGGCGACATGCCCTATTTCACCTGGGCGCCGGTGTTCAACTCCTTCGGCTCCAACAACCGCACCAACTCCGTGCGCGTGCCCATGGGCGGCGGACGCTGCGAGTCGCGCAACGCCGACGGCGCGGTGAACCCCTACCTGGCCGCCACCCTGGCCCTGGCCGCGGGCCTGGAAGGCATCCGCGAGGGCCTCGACCCGGGCAGGCCCCAGGAGGACAACCTCTACGAACTGAGCGACGCCGAGCGCGCCGACCGGGGCATCGAGTTCCTGCCCAAGAGCCTCGCCGAGGCCATCGATGCCTTCGAGGCGGACCCCTTCGTGGTCGAGGCCCTGGGCCAGGGCCTGCGCGACGAGTTCATCAAGTACAAGCGCGCCGAGTGGACCAGCTACCACCAGACCATCTCCGCCTGGGAGATCGAACGCTACAGCCACCTGTTCTAG
- a CDS encoding urea amidolyase associated protein UAAP1: MNNTPDESRRLWEERVPAGAHWSWVLRRGTTLRLTDPEGGANVAMLLYSREDTTERYNMADTLKGQHTAFLTRGNVCYSDMGRVICSITEDTCGWHDTIGGLSNAALVQQKYGEARYQEHRNAYHRNGFDSLVNELGKYGLGRRDVVANLNLFSKVTVNEDGALVFNPGNSKPGDYLDLRFEMDTLVVLSTCQHPLDPAPAYAPRPVDLLVWRSDPPGPDDPCRNHCAQNQRAFTNTERLYPLG, translated from the coding sequence ATGAACAACACACCGGACGAGTCACGCAGGCTCTGGGAAGAGCGCGTGCCCGCGGGCGCCCACTGGTCCTGGGTGCTGCGCCGCGGCACCACCTTGCGCCTCACCGACCCGGAGGGCGGCGCCAACGTGGCCATGCTGCTCTACAGCCGCGAGGACACCACGGAACGCTACAACATGGCTGACACCCTCAAGGGCCAGCACACCGCGTTCCTCACCCGGGGCAACGTCTGCTACAGCGACATGGGCCGGGTGATCTGCTCCATCACCGAGGACACCTGCGGCTGGCACGACACCATCGGCGGGCTGTCCAACGCCGCCCTGGTGCAGCAGAAATACGGCGAGGCCCGCTACCAGGAGCACCGCAACGCCTACCACCGCAACGGCTTCGACAGCCTGGTCAACGAACTGGGCAAGTACGGCCTGGGCCGGCGCGACGTGGTGGCCAACCTGAACCTGTTCAGCAAGGTCACCGTGAACGAGGACGGCGCCCTTGTGTTCAATCCGGGCAACTCCAAACCCGGCGACTACCTGGACCTGCGCTTCGAGATGGACACCCTGGTGGTGCTCTCCACCTGCCAGCATCCCCTGGACCCGGCGCCCGCCTACGCGCCCAGACCCGTGGACCTGCTGGTGTGGCGTTCCGACCCGCCCGGCCCCGACGATCCCTGCCGCAACCACTGCGCGCAGAACCAGCGCGCCTTTACCAATACCGAACGCCTCTACCCCCTGGGCTGA